CCTATAAAATGAATTCCTGCTGTGTTTTTTTTATCCAGAATCATCACTTCTGTCGGTTCATTCAAGATACCGTTAAATCCTTCAATACTTCCCAGAACTTCCCAGTTCTCTTCCCTGGATGCTCTTCTGACCACAGCTCTGATTACGGCATTTAATCCGGGGCAATCGCCACCGCCTGTTACAAGTAAAACACGGTTCATCTTCAATATTTTTTGCAAAATTACTCATTATTTTCCTGGAACAGGTAAAATATGTTTTAAGAAATTGATTTTTTGAGATGAACTTCAAGCAGGTCAGTTTTCTTTAGTGGAATATTTTTTAAAAAAACAGGAAAACATAAGGAATTCTTCGGTATGTAAAAAAAGGAATCCGGGACCCGAAATTCAAAACCCGTAACCTTAACTCATTACCATTCATCTGTAACTGTATCGGATTATTTACAATGTCAAAATGGTATGATAAAACAAAAGGGTTTCAAGCCATTTAAGCCAGAAACCCTTTCTGATAAGTCGGGGTGAGAAGATTCGAACTTCCGACCCCTTGCACCCCATGCAAGTGCGCTAACCGGGCTGCGCTACACCCCGAACTTTAATTATTCCTGAAAAAGAACTTTTTTATTTCCCCGCAAATATCTGACAGTAAATCAAAATGTGAAAGATTTTTTCAGGTTTTCATTCCCCCGCAAATATTGATGACCTGACCTGAAACATAAGAAGACAGGTCGGAGGCTAAAAACAAACACACATTGGCAACATCTTCAGGATAACCGACACGCCTGAGGGGAATTTTTTCTATCCATCCTTTTTTAATATCTTCCGGTAATTTTGCTGTCATCTCGGTCTCGATAAATCCCGGTGCAACGGCATTGCATCGGATATTCCGGCTTCCGACTTCCTGAGCGATTGATTTGGTGAACCCGATAATGCCAGCCTTGGAGGCAGCATAGTTCGACTGCCCTGCATTTCCACCGACTCCTACTACGGAGCTAACGTTTATGATGGAGCCCTGACGGTTTTTCATCAGTTCCTTCAACACCGATCTGGTAATGTTGTAAACAGATTTCAGATTAACATTTATCACCGCATCCCACTGATCTTCAGTCATTCTCATTAACAGATTGTCGCGGGTAATACCTGCATTGTTGACAACTATATGAATAGTTCCAAAATCATTAATGATCTGATTGATGGTGGCCTCTGATTTCTCAAAGGAACTTGCATCTGAAGGATAGCCAATGGCTTTTACGCCAAAAGCTTTCAGTTCATTTTCGGTGTTGATCATGTTGTCATCCCTGAAAATATCGGTAAATGCAATATTTGCCCCGTTTTCAGCAAATTTCAGGGCTATTGCCTTACCAATTCCCCGGGATGCACCGGTGATGAAAGCAACTTTTCCGTCTAATAATTTCATTTTCTTAAATTTTTAGGTTTATTCAGCCGGGCAAATTTAGATAAAATTCAAATAACTGCATTTATCCCTGCAGACTGCAACTAACTTATGCTATTTGTTTAAAATCAGTACTTTATGAATTTTTCCCTGAAAATTCTGTCTCCCTGAAACAGGGTGATAAAATATAAGCCGGAACGGAGAAATTCAGCAGGAATTTCATTGAACTTTTCAGTCAGAAAACCTTTAACTATTATTTTTCCCGACAAATCAGCTATTTCGTAAGTCATTACATCATTATAGCCATTTAACAATAATACCCGTATTTTATCAGCCACAGGATTAGGATACATCAGTATGCCATACGGAATTAAGCTCCTGATGGCGACATTCGAATCAAAATAAATATTAATGGTATCAGATCCGGTACATCCGTTTTTCGTAACTGTCAGCCATACGGTTTGTTTGCCGACATAAGCTGAGCTGACCAACAGGCTGTCTTCCGTACTGTTGTCTGACCAAAAATAACTGTCAAATTTTTCTTTCGGCTTTAAAACAATCTGATGGTTCACTTTGACAGTGGTATCATTTCCAAGAAACATCCCAGGATTGGGCACCACCTCAAGCTCCATTTCTGTTGAATCGCTGCATCCTTCATCAGATTCTGCCAATAACATGACATGATATATTCCCGGATTATCGTAGTGATGGTAAGGATTCTCAAGATTTGAAACTGTACCATCACCGAGATACCATGTGTAAGCTAAAGTTCCTGTTTCAATTTTACTTAAGTTTGAGAGCAGGAATATATTTTCATCCTTGCATTGCCGCTTATTATTAACTTTAAATTTTGCCACAGGACTTGGATTTACCTTTAAAATCGGTCCTAAAACCGTATCTGAGCAGTTCCCATCAGAAAATGTAATCAGCTGAACCTGATAATTTCCGGGGGAAAGATAACTATGCACACCCACACTATCGAGTAAGTGATCGCCATCGCCAAAACTCCAGAAATTTGATATTATCTTTCCCCTTGACAAAGTCGTGTAAGGATGGAAAATAAATTTATTTCCAACAAAACATTGAACGGTATCGTTTACCTCAAGCCTTGAATCAGGACGGGGATTAGCATATACCATAACCTGATTAAAATTGATATCACCACATTCATTGCTCACCCAGACCGAATACAAACCCGAGGTATCAGTACGGATACTCCTGCTGGTAGAAAGGGTATCTGTCAGATTGTTGTATTTCCAGACATATTTAAAATCCGGAGACTCCTGAACTGCAAGTTCAATTGGTTTTTCATAGCATACATCTATATAAGGCGTTAAGACAGTATCAGGTTTTTGCTTAAGCCTCACGCTGACCGGATAACGTTCTGATTCGCAATACCTTTGTTTTGTGTAATGAATATCGATGACAGCCTGTGTATTGGTCTGGAAACCTGATTTAAAAGGATAATCCAATATCGAAGCATTTGACACCTGTAAATCATCATTTACTTTAACTCCTGAAAAAGAATTGGCTGTGAGCAATACCTCGGATTTGGTCGAAGTTACGTAAAATGAATAATTATTATT
The nucleotide sequence above comes from Sphingobacteriales bacterium. Encoded proteins:
- the fabG gene encoding 3-oxoacyl-[acyl-carrier-protein] reductase, whose amino-acid sequence is MKLLDGKVAFITGASRGIGKAIALKFAENGANIAFTDIFRDDNMINTENELKAFGVKAIGYPSDASSFEKSEATINQIINDFGTIHIVVNNAGITRDNLLMRMTEDQWDAVINVNLKSVYNITRSVLKELMKNRQGSIINVSSVVGVGGNAGQSNYAASKAGIIGFTKSIAQEVGSRNIRCNAVAPGFIETEMTAKLPEDIKKGWIEKIPLRRVGYPEDVANVCLFLASDLSSYVSGQVINICGGMKT
- a CDS encoding PKD domain-containing protein, producing NCPKNYNPQYNELKNNILANFNNGNVLSLSNYAVQYKSLGISDYNCFYTEGKSFATYASTNVPTFQKWVADTKFDNHSIFGQPGFKSYEDLHLTDYDYLKLATPITEVTTDIDGENRSPLWPTIGADDINTRQIDASVSYIIEKEYSVCEGLNDIRLKISNLGLVDIDTFILSVSFNRKKITEDTFNISLSYMQDTVLNLGKDTFQFIGPNELQVRLMLPQWMKDEDTLNNTIKIDNFKVIRKPKVSFVKNDNICENDNARLEIHGDGMNYFWYYSPQSEFPFQKDSIYDLIKCKENKIFYATAVNILSIPDSINIPVWGKKIGKMGYMFNIQAKEYDIFMESIGVMSSKPSGYSFPVAVYFRSGFYKGFETNPSEWNLLGSETIQSNGPDSFSNIKMKNFKIGANNNYSFYVTSTKSEVLLTANSFSGVKVNDDLQVSNASILDYPFKSGFQTNTQAVIDIHYTKQRYCESERYPVSVRLKQKPDTVLTPYIDVCYEKPIELAVQESPDFKYVWKYNNLTDTLSTSRSIRTDTSGLYSVWVSNECGDINFNQVMVYANPRPDSRLEVNDTVQCFVGNKFIFHPYTTLSRGKIISNFWSFGDGDHLLDSVGVHSYLSPGNYQVQLITFSDGNCSDTVLGPILKVNPSPVAKFKVNNKRQCKDENIFLLSNLSKIETGTLAYTWYLGDGTVSNLENPYHHYDNPGIYHVMLLAESDEGCSDSTEMELEVVPNPGMFLGNDTTVKVNHQIVLKPKEKFDSYFWSDNSTEDSLLVSSAYVGKQTVWLTVTKNGCTGSDTINIYFDSNVAIRSLIPYGILMYPNPVADKIRVLLLNGYNDVMTYEIADLSGKIIVKGFLTEKFNEIPAEFLRSGLYFITLFQGDRIFREKFIKY